In Notolabrus celidotus isolate fNotCel1 chromosome 10, fNotCel1.pri, whole genome shotgun sequence, one DNA window encodes the following:
- the agr1 gene encoding anterior gradient 1 gives MLRWVLFVLFFGICAAAVKQKAKVTKPPNLSRGWGDGITWVKNYEEGLSKMVKSKKPLMVIHHREDCPHSKELKKAFLAKRSVLKMAKEDFIMLNVVEEIPDVNMAPDGYYVPRILFVDPTKVVRNDIMGKYSDYRFNYRADDMELLKLNMMKAKLPLDLRTEL, from the exons ATGCTTCGCTGGGTCTTGTTCGTTTTGTTCTTTGGTATCTGTGCCGCTGCCGTAAAACAGAAGGCAAAGGTAACAAAGCCTCCGAACTTGTCGAGAG GATGGGGGGACGGCATTACCTGGGTGAAAAATTATGAGGAAGGACTGTCAAAGATGGTTAAAAG TAAGAAGCCTCTGATGGTCATCCATCACAGGGAAGACTGCCCGCACAGTAAAG AACTGAAGAAGGCCTTTCTTGCAAAAAGGTCCGTCCTGAAAATGGCCAAAGAGGATTTCATCATGCTCAACGTGGTG gaaGAGATTCCAGACGTAAATATGGCCCCTGACGGCTACTATGTCCCCAGAATCCTCTTTGTTG ATCCAACCAAGGTTGTGCGCAACGACATCATGGGAAAATACAGCGACTACCGCTTCAACTACAGGGCTGACGATATGGAGCTTT TGAAATTAAACATGATGAAAGCAAAACTCCCTCTGGACTTGCGCACTGAACTCTAA